The following DNA comes from Nitrosarchaeum sp..
AACCTGAATTATCTGATTTAGTAGAGCAGTATCTAATTGGAATGGCATCGCAAGGAAAAATGAATTCTCAGATTAACGACAATCAGCTTAAACAAATTTTATTATCAATTCAACAACCAAAACGTGATTTTAAGATAAATCGTATCTAA
Coding sequences within:
- a CDS encoding DNA-binding protein, with the protein product MSFSESPDQDKQNHDMVAQKEQILKQILSPDARMRLNNIKMVKPELSDLVEQYLIGMASQGKMNSQINDNQLKQILLSIQQPKRDFKINRI